In Toxoplasma gondii ME49 chromosome VIII, whole genome shotgun sequence, a single genomic region encodes these proteins:
- a CDS encoding hypothetical protein (encoded by transcript TGME49_272593) — translation MCREKSECATCGRTDSRLVKEVDEREEAQWKSSSEGEWEMQWTSSEIEKRKGRKERTPVKRESRHHAGARANFGIELFVARRLEGRHRESERKQDSRKPEEKSAEGTSDCRLPGSLT, via the exons ATGTGTCGAGAGAAGTCGGAGTGTGCGACCTGTGGCCGGACGGACTCGCGGCTTGTCAAGGAGGTAGACGAACGTGAAGAAGCTCAGTGGAAAAGCAGCAGTGAAGGAGAATGGGAAATGCAGTGGACGTCGAGCGAAatagaaaaacgaaaaggtCGGAAAGAAAGGACCCCAGTCAAGCGTGAAAGCCGACATCACGCTGGCGCCCGCGCGAACTTCGGCATCGAATTATTCGTGGCAAGACGACTCGAAGGCCGTCACcgcgaaagcgaaagaaaa CAGGACAGCCGTAAACCAGAGGAGAAAAGTGCAGAAGGAACCTCCGACTGTCGTTTGCCTGGAAGTCTCACTTGA
- a CDS encoding hypothetical protein (encoded by transcript TGME49_272595), producing the protein MQFLKRRTIPSRRRRTPVSPVSSVSTITEFRETTKEAEDDLRLSAEFLGSSSGAKTKGPRETRRTRNTIRRSTTALAVDGNKTDSQATLSVLLSLTSCVVPPSLTPDDAALSVALKSSPPLILRELLEKRLLPCTAGVGGKLLSLLLVERFFLLSAPYRAAVVAFRRFLLHL; encoded by the exons ATGCAATTTCTGAAGCGACGCACCATTCCGtcgaggcgacggcgaacCCCCGTTTCTCCAGTGTCTTCGGTCTCGACAATCACTGAGTTCAGAGAGACCAcgaaagaagcggaagacgaTCTGCGTCTGTCAGCAGAATTTCTGGGTTCTTCATCGGGAGCGAAAACTAAAGGACCCCGCGAAACACGGCGCACACGAAACACCATTCGACGGAGCACAACAGCGCTTGCAGTCGATGGCAATAAAACCGATTCTCAAGCCACGCTCAGTGTG CTGTTATCCCTAACGAGTTGCGTGGTGCCTCCGTCGCTCACGCCCGATGACGCTGCGCTGTCTGTGGCTCTGAAGAGTTCGCCGCCGCTGATTCTTCGTGAGCTGCTGGAGAAGCGTTTGCTTCCGTGTACTGCGGGGGTCGGTGGGAagctcctttctctgcttcttgtcGAGCGATTCTTTCTGTTATCTGCACCGTATCGTGCAGCGGTTGTGgcttttcgtcgttttctgcttcaccTCTAG